A region of the Larus michahellis chromosome 4, bLarMic1.1, whole genome shotgun sequence genome:
aacaaaacaaaacaaaacaaaacaaaaaagctgagaaataatgtagaaggaaaaaaaaggaaaagcatgtgTTGGTTGGTGGGGTGTTTTCCCCCTGTATCTCCCCATATCCAGACCAAGCCAGAGACACTGATTTACACACCTTGCAAAGACTGTGGCCACTTCTGTACAGCAAGTTGCAAACTCCATCCTTCCCAGTAAGCCCTGTGTGtattacactggaaaaaaagccctctgaAGAGATGCCTTATGCAAAAACCATTTGCCGTTTGCTTCCTGTAATGGTACATGGTGCCATTACATGGTAACACTGAGACCCAAGTGCCAGAGTTGGGGCTGGGCTAGGATGAAGGGGTGACTTTCCCAATCCTTCCTGGGGCTCTAGGCAGCATTTAGCGGTTACGCTTTGCCTCACCACCCTCTTGCATGTCAGCAGAGCAGCAGGTGGAGGTCCCTGGACCAGCGGGGCTGGATGAGGAGCTGAGTTGGGTGCCCAGACCTGCCAGTTGTCCCACCCCAGAGAGCACTGGTGGTCATGGCTGCAGCTGCTTCTACAATCCAGCAGCTAAGCCCTGGGAGCTGTGGCTGTGTGTAGAGGCGTCATAACAAAAATCAGAGTCAATTCTGCCCATCCATCTGAGTAAACATGGCATCTTGGGTTTGTTCTCAAGCCTACAGTCTGGGACTTCCAAACTAAGATTGTGACTTATCTGCTGACCTCCAAAGAGGCTTTTGCAGGCAACAGAAGAGACCTGAGTCGAAGTAAAGATCCAGTTTCACCCAGCCTCCCACCCACTGGCCAGGACCAGGCTTAGAAGTCCCTGTGGCTGCTTGGGTCTCTCCTTGCAAGCAAAAACAGTCCTTGCCAAGCCAAAAGGCAAGATGGCACATTTTGAACAGTTTCCCAGTATCCAAAAAAATGAGCAGCTCTGGTATGGCAACATGGTGACCTGGGACAGGATAAGGAGGGTTAAAGATGAGCCATGCTTAGAAACAGCATCATCACCCTACGGTGCTTCACCAATGCTTTGCTCCTTAGGGGAGGCAGGCAAGAGGTTTAGCTGAagttttacttgctttttaatCATTTCTAAATGTCCTTCAAGACAGCGGTTTAGACAGCAAAGAGCAGAAAGGGACCAAGTCTCCCAAAGGCAAAATTTCCACCAGAAGCTGCGACGAAGTCAGTCCTCACCCCTTCAAAGGGCTGCAGCAGGTGGTGGGACAGTGACATCCTTTCTCCACCTGCAATAAAGTCCACGTCCAAAGAAAGCAGCCATCCCTGCATCTGTACAAAAGCTCTCTTGACCAACAACAAACTGGtttaaaatacgtatttttaagtGCCTAAatcagcagctctgctttcaAGGTGGAAAATCTTTTCCAGCCCAAGTCATCTGGGGCGggaggctggactcagcgatgtCCTCACTCAGGTCCCTGATCCCACAGCGATACAGAGGTCTTGGCCACGCCAGTGGGAGTGTGCAGATGAGGTGGTGTCTAGCTGATTTGGGGAATTAGGGATACCTGGGCACTGTTTTGCCCAGCAGTTTCTCTACTACCAAGCTGGAACCGGAGTATTTTACCTGCTGTTTGCACTGGTGCACAATGGTTATATGTGGTGAAAAGCAGCTCACCAGGATCCCTAAAAACTTATCTATCCCAAGAAACCAGGGAAGCACTGTCTACCAGGAAACCTAATCtagacaaaacattttttttttttgtcctttttgccTTTGGTGCGTCTTCGGCTCCTGTTCAGCTTTCAggtctccaggaacagcccaGACTGGTAAAATGCTGAAGTTAAGCACATCCCGATGGCCACTGGGAAACACCCCCGAATCTCACCAAGAATTGCTGGGTACCTATTTATCTCAGTGGGTTCGGGGGGGCATCCGGCACGGGATTGAGGTTTCAGGGATGTGTTTAAGGGCATCACAGCACCTCACCCACTCTTGAAGGTTTGAGCCCCAAAAAGGGGAGCTGCAACATACTCTTCCTCCAGGAAGACTGGAGCTTGGCATGGCCTTCTCCCCACCCAACACTCACCCCAGCAGCAAAAATAAacgaaaagtaaaagaaaagtcaGGCTTCATATTCTGGATGGATATTTATTTGCttaacagattttcttttttttttcttttttttttttctttttttcttttttggtacaAAGCATCCAGGAAagcttttacttctctttttaaaaaataaaaactaggtttctttttaaaaaagacacatgaaaaggaaaaaaaaaaaaaagtcaattattTGCAATCGCTCTGTTTTTATtctgccttccccaccccacctacttccctcccctcccctcccccccctttaaTTTGGAccaattttcattcttttccatatatatttaataaaataaataaaggattttcTTTGTCGTGTATTGCAgtgccattttttttaaacaaaggcttCATGGCTCAACATTGCAAGGTAATAACAAACAAAAGGATTATACATTAAAATCCTCCCCCTCTCAAGACTCCCCCTAGCCCTCCCCTCCAAACCACGAAATAGAATACAATTcaagtagtctttttttttttatgttttaaatgtatGGATATATAAGACAAAGCAAGTACAGAACTGGTTAACAGAGTGTCCCCATTTTATTAGCAAGTGAGAGTATATCATAGGGAGATGTAATTGATTCCCCCCTTTTTTACGGTTCCTAGACagataatatatattattttaaaaccaaCCTATTTTACAGCCCTCTGCCCACCTCTCAAACCCATCCGCTCACCGAGTCCCAAGCCTCAAGCCAGAGACTTgcctttcccccccgcatcccatGCAGCGATCCTAGCCCTGCAGCCGCCCGGgtgcatccctcctcctcctcctcctccggggccCCActgcggggcgaggggaggagggcagggggcgcagggcagggaaggggggatgtCCGGCGAGAAGGACGCAAAGGgcaagagagggaaaaggagacgGTGGGGCACGGAGCTGGCGCTTCTGCAGGGGCTCGGCGGCGAGGGCTGGCCGGAGCATCGGCGCGCGAGCAAGCCGTCAGGGTGGGGAGGAAGCGGCAGGTCCCCCATGGCTTCGGGAAGCCAAGCTCCGCCGGGGGTCCGTGCAGAAGCAGGGCCTCGAGTTGTAACTGGCAACACCTTCACCATTCAAAATAGTTTTTGTCTCTAGAACAGTTCCCTTTTAGTCTAaattgtggtgtggttttttcttttttttttttttttttagaaaaaaaaaaaaaggatgcgtGTCGATGTATTTCTGTGTGTGCGTGCATCTGTGTACATGAGTAACAGCCAACTAGCTCATATGGTCATGACCAAGCtatatttcagaagagaaaagaaacacatttatcACACTTTTCCTAAAACGAAAAGCTAAAATTTCAAGTTCAGTATTCGCTATCttgtccttccctccccaccctcccttgctatttctgggttttttcccttccaactTACTTTAGCACCataacacattttaaacattACAATCCCTCTTCAGATACTACACAAAATGTCCCataaaaatagtgctttttttgccaaaaaagttatataatatattatatatataaatcaaCTAAATCCGTGGCAAATGTGCAATGCAGACGCCTCCTCCATTTAAAGTGAGCAACagctcacttttttctttttttttcttctttcccctttcctttttcttctctctttcttgccttctctctcctcttcctctccttctcatGTCATCGATGATTTCAAAAAGGTGCAAATCGATTTGGAATCTTGTAAtgaagcacacacacaaaaatgcagatGGGGGCTCCTCGGAACTTCTTCTCAGGTacgtttttcttttaaaggtgcaaaagaaagttataaaaataagaaaaccaaaaaaaaaaaaaaagagaagaaaaaagtggggcGGGAATGAGGCAAAAAAATTATATCCCTCGATATTTCTCcccattttatgtttttttcactttattgtCAAGAAAGACACGGAATGGACTCTTCTTctcgagaaaaaaaaaagatttaaaaaaaaaatttaacttcatatcctttttccctcttgctctttcttttgtcttctggCGTTGGCACCGGGGATGTCACGCAGCGCCCGGCAGCAAAAAGTTCAAGTGCCAAACTGTCCCTTTGCAAGTACAGGCTTGGAAAAACCGGGGGGCGCGGGGGAACGAAACAGGCTCTGGGAAACGAAacaaccctccccccccaccccgaaaggACGATGCCGCAGGAGCGACGCCgctcaccgccgccgccgccgccgccatcccctCCTTGCTGTGTCAGTTGTTGGGTTGGGGCCGGAGCGGCGTGAGGGTGCCCCGCCGCCCCGCTTCTCGGCTCGGCAGCCCCGGGGACGGAGGGGCTCTGGGGCCGGGTCTCGCCAGtcctcccgccctcccccgggAGATCAAAAATCGAGACGGCCGGTCAGGGTTCATTTCTGGGGGCCGGCCGTTTCGGGGGAGGCTCGCGCCGCCGGGGGcctctggctgggcagggagatgAGGGGACGGTGCAGTGCCTTGGCTTCCTCGGCCGCTTGCAGCCCCTCCGCCTGCCACCGGTACCGGCGAGCCCGCAGGATGCTGGGCACCTCCCGCTGCAGCCGCTGGGAGCTTTTCTTCTGCCACACGTTATACTTGGAGTACTTGGTGTGCGAGGGCTTCTGGAAGCTCTCCTGCAAGGGGACAAGATAGCAACGTCAGCCTTGCCGCAAGCCTGCCTGGCCTCCGGACGGCGGTTCCCCTTTTTGAGCTCCATCCATCCCACGGAAaccttgccccatccctggaaatagtCAAGGTCAGCTTGGACGGAGCTCcaagcaacctgctctagttgaagatgtccctgctcattgcaggggggttggactagatgacctttaaaggtcctttccaacccaaaccattctatgattctatcatccAGCCCACCCCTGATCCTCCACCTTATTAAAAGCTGGCTTTGTGCAGCGTATTTGGCATGAGTAGCCATCTCTCGaaggctctgcagaagcagcagaccTTGCAGCTGGGGCTTGTTCTCTCCCACCCGTgtccttcccatctttcctcttGCTATTTATTTCGGGGAAGGGCCACCATCCCGGCGCAGCCCCTCTACCTTGCTGAGCGCCGGCAGGCCCgccagggaggtggcagagaggTCGCGCTCGGACTTGACGGACTTGGCGCAGTAGGTTTCCAGCAGAGCCAGGTCGCAGCTCCGAAAGCAGCATTCCTCCACGATCCCTCGGTTGATCCGCCGGTTATTTCGCCCCACCGGTCTACCTGCAATGGCAGAGACCCTCATGTTAGCCACCAATGTGGACCAGACCCTCTTCCCCGCTCCACGGCACCCATCCCCTCACAGGCATCCCTCCATCAGCCACCGGAGCCTGGTGGGTCCCACACATTTCAAAAACAGCAGTGCTTCTCCCAAACCAGCCAACAAACCAGCTGAGTTTCGCATTAAGGCTTTCCCAGACAATCGCTGTCGATGCCAACAGGGCTCCCTGAGTGTGCGCGGCGCTAATTAAAGGCACTTTACATGGCAGTGATTTATTCCCCTCCTATATCTCCAGCACGGGTGGCCCTTTCGGGCACAGCTAAAGCGAGGAAGCTCGAGCCCAGCCCGGCCGCCAGCGCTGCACCGATTCCTGCGACCATCTCCGATGTTGATCCTGGCAAGCGAGTTTTATTAGAAAGAAGCGTCGCGGTGTTGCGGCTGCCAACCTCCCTCCGTCGGGTCGACGGCTCAGGCAGGTGAAGCGAACCAAGGCGGATAAATTTTACCAGATGGGACAGCTCTGAGACAGCTGCAGAAAGAATACAGGCTCCCGAACCCGCCAAGAATAGCTATTAAACTTAATCTTTTAATAAGGATTCCTCTCCCGTTTCTGCCTGCAGAAGGATGCGAAAGCCCGTGTCCAGTGCAGCAACAACCGAGTGCATTTCATGTCACCGCTTAATGACTGCCAAAGCGCTCCAGAGGAAAAGCCCGCATGAGTTTTACTGGGTTTCCTCCCCTTCTTGTAATAATGGAGATGGGCAAATTTGAATTTCTGATGCAAAACATATTTGCTTGGGAATTGCAACTTCCAAAACATAAACTGTCCTGAAATGAAAGGATTTTCTCGGCGTTTCTGCGCGCAAGTGTTTGTGTTTGGGCCATTGTGGGGTTTGCGGCGGGGGTTCAGCATGCTGCCAGGAGCACCTCTTCCCAGCGCAAGGTGCTccgagggaggggggcagaggcCAGCACCAGCAGGGCTTGCAAACACGATCCGGTACTGCATCCCAGCCAGGAGAATTTGGGCATGGGAAAAATTGAGAGTGAGCTGTGGAGGTGCAGTGCTGAAGGCTGTTCACCGTGCCATGCTCGGACAAGCACCCGCCTCCCAGCCAGCCTGCAGGAACGCACCTAATAGTCCATGTTGGCCCCACTGCACGACCTGTGGTCCCCCCACGCGCTCCAGACGAAGCGGGCAGTCAAGCATTTGGCCTAAGATTTAAGTACCCTGGCTTGCAAGGTGCTGGCCAGTTTTCCTGGATATCCCATCTGGGTGCTCACCCAAAGAGCCTCAGCACGAAGTGCAGAGCGCAGGAGTTTTCTGTGCATGCAGTGCAACCCCACGGGTGAAAAGCAGCCCCATGTGTGCAAGGCAAACACGCATGGGCAATGCAGCCCCGTGTGTGTGTGCAACGCAGCCCTGCGCGCGCGATACAGCCCGGCATGGGCAATGCAGCCCCGCATGCGCGGATGCCACCCCGCGTGTGCAACGCAGGCATGCAGAACCCCACGACTGTACCTCACCGTGGGCTCTGCAATAGCAAAGCAGCACGGCACGCACTCTCTGCTAAAATCATCCCTGCCCCCATCGGTGGGGAGCCCCCTGCTCCATGCCGGTGCATCGCCGTCGCAGCCGGAGGTCGCGAGGGCAAACGCGGCATCGGGGCGCAGGGTGATGGGGCAGCCAACTCATACCATGGAGCCCGCCTTCGGGAGCCATTTCAAATGCTCTATTTTCCACATTCATCTTTCCCTCCTGCGCCAccaccctccttttcttttcctctttttctggaaaaatctcCAGCACAACCTTTAACCAGCCCCACAGGAAGGTGAGAAGGACGGTTCCCTCTTGGTAAAGGCTTGTCAAAAGGAGCACTGTTCggagtttaattttctttctatagaTGCTTGTGGCCAAGAGGCACACTGGATTGGGCCCTCCCTTTACAGACAGGTGCCTGCAGCCGTAGGAGCGATGCCGGCACAGACAAACCAGGTGGCGATGCCTGAGGGAGACAGGGGAGAGAAGCCAGCCTGGGGCCACCTGCATATGTTCTTCTATAGGCATGCGACACCCGACGAGGTCCACGGGAGACCTGCACTGCCACCGACAGCCCACATCTCATACGGCCCCCGCTCAGCACATATCAAGCCCAGCACCCAAACCTGCGTGCCTGGCAGGTTGCTGAAGCATCGGACTGCTTCGGAAAGGCATCCTGGAGCACGGGCAGAAGGAGggtttggaaggaaaagagaaaaaaactcaaGTCACCCGCTCTCGCTCGCACACCCCCAGAGGGCTGCATTCACACACGCTCCCGCTGAACAGAAGGTTGCACAAGTGACGACACGCACGGTTCGGGGAGAAGTTAGAGGTTTTGAAAGGTTACACGTTTCCTCTCGAAAACAGAAGTTGCCCGCTTGCAGCTATGTGTTTGTTTGGGAAGAAGAGGGGAGGGTGAAAAACATGCAGCAAAGAGGGACCGTTTTCACTGCCTGGCCGTCGAGGGCACTTTCTGGCATGGCAGCGTGCGGTGAGAGGACGGCAGTGTGGTATCAACAGCCCAGGTGTGTCACTGCCCGGGCGAGCTGCCGGCAGGGACCACAGCGACGGCAtggccccttcctcccagctggctgtccctgcccggccggggggcACACGAacagcccccggccccagcgCCCGGCCACTTCTCTCTTGCATAAAGCTGCGGCGTGCTGCTCTCCCCTTGCCTGCACCGCTGCCAGCTCCGCTGCGACGGTCCGATAGGGCACATTTCCCATTACATAATTGTCCGTACGGATCTCGCCAAATGCTGATACAAGCCTCTGTGGGAGAgtgactttaggaaaaaaaaaaaataggcaaacaTAACAAACGGAGATGTAGTCCCCAACGCACCTGGAGACAACAACCCAGGGAAGAGATGCCAGGCTGTTTCTAGTCAACAGCAATATTGCTGCTGACCTGGATTGGGAAAAGCGTTTGTTCCATAACACGATTTACGCACGGACTAAAGgttgaatttcctggcttttgccCATGGCTGGCATCTCACTTTGCTGCCACTGCCAAACCCAGGGAGGGTTTTGCCACTCCGTCCCTTGCCCGCAGGGGGAAGCTGTGCGGGCTGCAGCACTGCTGGGGCGCGCGAGCCACTTCCCATGGCAGCGATGACCGCCTCCTCCCGAGGAAACGCGCTTCCTCTCGGCCTTCAATGAATGGCTGTGctctctttttccccaaattgTGCTCCACCAAAACCTCCCACAGCTCTGGGAAGGGGATGAGCCCTGTGATGCCAAGCCCAGTGATGCCAAGCCCAGTGATGCCAAGCCCAGCAATGCCAAGCCCGGTAATGCAAAGCCCTCCGGCTGCCCGTTGTTATTCCCACCCGGCAGCGGGCTATCCCAACAGGGAGAGCTGGACATCCCGGCGGCAGTGCAAAGCCAAACCCATTCCCGGGAGAACCTGGAGGCCGCGTACCTGCAGCTCAGCTATGCCTCCGTGCCGGAGGCGGTGGCACGGCCGCGAGGGGACAGGAGAGTCCCTTCCCTGGCATCACCACCCTGCTGCTCCGGGCTCCCCACCCACGCCGTGGCCGGACGGATGCCACAGGGAGGGGTGTGCGGTGCCGGTGCCACCCTAGCCGGGTCCCCTCTCCTCCGGTCAATCAGGCGGCAAGCCGAGTGGAAGGGGACTTTGGGTGTAAACAGTCCCCGCGCCCCTGTCGCAGGAATGTCAGGAGCAACAAGGGGGCCTTTGTGCGGCGCCGGGCCCCGTCCCAGTGCCCCCGGCCTggccctcccccaccccggcaccGCGCTTTCCCCCCTGCTTTTTCCTAGTATTATTCGGAGGAGCGGCGGGCGCGCAAGAATGTGCCCCGTCAGCAcaagcggctgcaaagagctaaATTCTTATCAGCTGTTGGAAAGGAGGAAACAGGAGCTGTTGTTTACAGAGAAGTCGGACgcctctccccctgcagccccttctgccctccctgccagcatTGCATGACAGCAGCTTCGCGGCTGGGGCTTCCTCTCGACCTGCCCCGCTTTTTCCACTCGGGGCTGCACTCAGCATCCTTCCACCATCCCCGCGGTGGgtgccagggagcagggacagtGGGTCCCGACCCTGACACAGAGTTGCAGTGGGATGCCACTACCTTGCCGGCACCTGCAAGCCAGTCCTAAAAGCCTTAAAAGTCACGGAAGGGAGGAATCATGGCAGAGGCAGAGAGCAAAGCACTCATGGGCACAGCTGCAGCTTGCCCAAGCATCCCCGGGATGCGGTGCAGGGCTAGCGTGGTGCACGTGGCCGTGTCCACCCGGTGTCCCGTGGCCAGCTAACCCTGtcactgcctcctcctgcccctgttGGTGCGGCTCTTTTGCAGACCCAGCTCTGGGAGGCAGCTTGAACATCCTCAgcccccagcacctgccagccACAATGCCTCCAAGGCCACCTGGGGGGTGGGACTTGCTCCCCATGCCAGCAGACAGATGGGCATCCCAGTTATCAGGAGATGCACCCTCCTCAGTCTAGGTTGCATATCTTCCCTGTGTCCAAATGCTTTGGGGACGAAACACCATGGGTAAGCCGCATCTGCTTGCATGGTTGCGAGCAGCGCTGTATTTCAGAGCTAGCTTTGCTAGCTAAGTGCTCCCTTGTACGAATGCCGAGCATCGTTTAAGTACTTAAATCGCTGCTGAAGCAGAAAACCGATAATTgtttttcataccttttttttccccccaagattACCAGTCAGGTGCTTGTGACAAGCCCTGTCCAGCAAGCGGGGCCCACCTGTGCCTGCAGGACAAAAGGCTGCCCAAGTCCTTTACCTCCCGTACAAACGACTGCGTTAGCGCAGGCTGCTCATCTGGTCGCGCATCCCATGCTAAGAAGTGCTCATCACCAACCCAAGCCTCATTTTAAGATGTAAACCCACAATCACGCGACATAACGGTGCCCCATCGAGCCTATACGGTGACAACAGTGTATCCATGAGGGTTTAGGAGTGAAGATGAAGCCAACTGACAGAGGTAGAGGGAAAAACTGAGGTGAGCTGGGGATGTCCAAACCCTTCATCAAGTAGAGCCATCACCCAAAATGTCTTCAACCCTGCATGGTACATCATGGCACAGGCTGGCCAGATGCCGAAGGGAGGACTTCGCTTCATCCCCCGGCACCTGTGCACTCCGGAAATACTCAaaaagaagaagggagaagacaaaaaaaaaaaaaaaaaaaaaaggcaagaatccCCTTGCAAGCATCAGCCTGGCCACTTGGCACCAAGCAACTTGTCTGCCttcaaaagtgtttttattttggcCTGGTCGGCTGGGTTATTTGAGGTGAAAGGAGGTCAGTTTGTCTGTAAAACAAAAGCCCCATTCCCTTTCATCCccagagagggggaggagggaagagaaaccaTGGGAGGGAGACGGATGCTCCTCTATAtatagagggagaggaagaggtgtGAGAGTGTGAGAGGAGCTCGCCTCCTCGCCGCACCAGTAAGGCCAACCCCGGACCCACCGCCTCAGCTGAGATCCAGCGCACGGCTCGTTGGCGAAGgagaggtggaaggggagatgaGAAGAGGAAGGGCTCAGCGAAGGGAAGGAAGCGCGCCCAGGGTGTTCCCCAAAGTGCCGCCTGCCCGCAACACCCAGGGGGGCCACAAAAACATCCCACTTCTCAGCTGGGACAGGGCAGAGCCATCGCCCCCAGCTCGCTGCGAAGCCACCTGCAGCCCGACCGCCTGCCCAAAATTACACAGCCCCAACACTGGCTGCTGCTGGATGTGGGATCCCTGCGTCTCGCCCTGCCCAACCTCAGCAGGCAGCCTCGGCCAAGTCTGGCTGAGCAtccaggctgggaagggacaTCCAGGCTGGGAAGGGACGTCCAGGGTCATCTCCTAACTTTGGAGTGCCCCGTTCACTGCACAGGCAGACTGGGATGAGAGGGAGGATGATTCTTGACTCCACTACTGCAAAAAATACTCTGTTACTTGAAAGGgaccttttaattctttttcccaAAGCAGAGGCAAGACTGCCAAATGCACAGCACCGTGTGCAACTGGAATCTCCATCCTCTTCCCCCCTGTTTGGAGCTGCATCTTTCCTGTAGTCAGTCACTCTGTGGCTCAGTCCTCAGCAGGCAGCAAGACACAGGGTCTTCCCTCTCCCAAGCAGAGAAGGGCACCGAAACACCAGAACAAGGCGTCACGCACGAGGCACCTTCACCCA
Encoded here:
- the IGF2 gene encoding insulin-like growth factor 2, with product MSSAGAHTDERCRQPAFLPGPPPPPPEVESSSGSAKVQRMCAARRMLLLLLAFLAYALDSAAAYSTAETLCGGELVDTLQFVCGDRGFYFSRPVGRNNRRINRGIVEECCFRSCDLALLETYCAKSVKSERDLSATSLAGLPALSKESFQKPSHTKYSKYNVWQKKSSQRLQREVPSILRARRYRWQAEGLQAAEEAKALHRPLISLPSQRPPAARASPETAGPQK